One Planctomycetia bacterium genomic region harbors:
- a CDS encoding glycosyltransferase, whose product MQNSTPRKRILMISTHGYVQAEPVLGKPDTGGQVVYVLELSKCLARMGYQVDVLTRQFEDLPAEEPVADCVRILRFPCGSNSFIPKETLCDEIPEWIDHASQWLRGVQGEVLFINSHYWDAGLAGAG is encoded by the coding sequence ATGCAAAACAGCACTCCGCGAAAGCGCATCCTCATGATTTCCACGCATGGGTATGTGCAAGCCGAACCTGTATTGGGCAAGCCAGACACCGGCGGCCAGGTCGTTTACGTGCTCGAGCTTTCCAAATGCCTCGCGAGAATGGGTTACCAGGTCGACGTGTTGACCCGTCAATTCGAGGATTTGCCCGCCGAGGAGCCCGTTGCTGACTGCGTGCGCATTCTGCGATTTCCGTGCGGCAGCAATTCCTTCATTCCGAAGGAGACGCTCTGCGACGAGATCCCCGAGTGGATCGACCATGCATCGCAATGGTTGCGCGGCGTTCAAGGAGAGGTGCTGTTCATCAACAGCCACTATTGGGATGCGGGTCTGGCCGGCGCCGGC
- a CDS encoding MarR family transcriptional regulator: MFSLEDEIVLTLRRVSQAVDTHSRYLWQEYGLTAPQLGTLRELDQTDKLTPTALSERIHVSAATLAGILKRLEARGLIRRKRDEADRRSHTLSLTEEGRRLSRQAPSLLRDQFRTKLAKMKPWERTHMLAILQRVAEMMDAPDDGEAPFLYHEPAPPSD; this comes from the coding sequence ATGTTCAGCTTGGAGGACGAGATTGTCCTGACGCTCCGCCGAGTCTCCCAAGCCGTCGATACGCATTCGCGATATCTCTGGCAGGAATACGGGCTTACGGCGCCGCAACTGGGAACTCTGCGGGAACTGGACCAGACGGACAAACTGACCCCCACCGCATTGTCGGAGCGCATTCATGTGAGTGCGGCGACGTTGGCGGGAATCCTGAAGCGGCTGGAGGCTCGAGGCCTCATTCGCCGTAAGCGAGACGAGGCGGATCGTCGCAGCCACACGTTGAGTCTCACGGAGGAAGGACGGCGATTATCGCGTCAGGCCCCCTCGCTGCTACGCGACCAGTTCCGCACGAAACTGGCGAAAATGAAACCTTGGGAACGAACTCACATGCTGGCGATCCTGCAACGCGTCGCTGAGATGATGGATGCGCCGGACGACGGCGAGGCGCCGTTCTTGTATCACGAGCCGGCCCCGCCAAGCGATTGA